The following are encoded together in the Arcobacter aquimarinus genome:
- a CDS encoding c-type cytochrome, with amino-acid sequence MKIFYLIFLINLFLFAEEPTLENKQESEIPNQQEDFLNINNSFITKYEYGKMLFNNPRGIGCSNCHGEDARGRKIVEFKHVHDKKNYNCSLVAPDIKDIEYELFYTKVNSKKNPNLKFEKHQVCDKLIYYANVMPTYFLVEEEIEAIYYYIKNLKEKK; translated from the coding sequence ATGAAAATATTTTATTTAATTTTTTTAATTAATCTATTTTTATTTGCCGAAGAACCAACTCTTGAAAATAAACAAGAAAGTGAAATACCAAATCAACAAGAGGATTTTTTAAATATAAACAACTCATTTATTACAAAATATGAGTATGGAAAAATGCTTTTTAATAATCCAAGAGGAATAGGCTGTAGTAATTGTCATGGAGAAGATGCAAGAGGAAGAAAAATAGTAGAATTTAAGCATGTACATGATAAAAAAAACTATAATTGTAGTTTGGTTGCTCCTGACATTAAAGATATTGAGTATGAATTATTTTATACAAAAGTTAATTCAAAAAAGAATCCAAATTTGAAGTTTGAAAAGCATCAAGTTTGTGATAAGTTAATTTATTATGCAAATGTGATGCCAACTTACTTTTTAGTTGAAGAAGAGATAGAAGCAATCTATTATTATATTAAAAATTTAAAGGAGAAAAAATAG
- the rpe gene encoding ribulose-phosphate 3-epimerase: MLVAPSILSADFGNLAQEIKAICDGGCDLIHVDVMDGHYVPNMTIGPVVVNSVAKVATKPLDIHLMVENNTFFVDLFAPCKPLYISFHIESENHPHRLIQKIRDYGIKPAIVLNPHTPPEAIEYLLEDLDMVLLMSVNPGFGGQKFIPSVVEKAKKLKELINKRNPNCLIEVDGGVNDKNIHILKEAGVDVVVAGSYVFGNSDYSTAIKSLQV; encoded by the coding sequence ATGCTAGTGGCACCTTCAATATTATCAGCAGATTTTGGAAATTTAGCACAAGAAATAAAAGCTATTTGTGATGGTGGTTGTGATTTAATTCATGTAGATGTAATGGATGGACATTATGTTCCAAATATGACAATAGGTCCTGTTGTTGTAAATTCAGTTGCAAAAGTAGCAACTAAACCTCTTGATATTCATTTGATGGTTGAAAATAATACATTTTTTGTAGATTTATTTGCTCCTTGTAAACCTCTTTATATCTCTTTTCATATCGAAAGTGAAAATCATCCTCATAGGCTTATTCAAAAAATCAGAGATTATGGAATAAAACCCGCAATTGTTTTAAATCCTCATACTCCACCTGAAGCGATTGAGTATTTGCTAGAAGATTTAGATATGGTTTTGTTAATGTCTGTAAATCCAGGTTTTGGTGGACAAAAATTTATTCCAAGTGTTGTAGAAAAAGCAAAAAAATTAAAAGAATTAATAAACAAAAGAAATCCAAATTGTTTGATTGAAGTAGATGGTGGAGTAAATGATAAAAATATCCACATTTTAAAAGAGGCTGGTGTTGATGTTGTTGTTGCAGGCTCTTACGTATTTGGAAATTCTGATTATTCAACAGCAATAAAAAGTTTACAGGTGTAA
- a CDS encoding 3'-5' exonuclease, producing MKSNKRITPKPQFKFQNILQRLLKEPILYSEFFELLKKASDSIYENPELEFELLISNGLPLDFEEDYLFLKTTKCSIFDQTFCIVDIETNGGSAKKGYQIIELGAVKYKNGEIIDKFDSLIFAKDIPPYVQEVTNITPKMLENAPRLEKVLKDFKVFLEDDVFVAHDIKFDYTFISDSFEKYNLGKLLNRKICTIDLAKRTIVSEKYGLSSLKEVLNIEVDNHHRAYYDALTTAIIFDNCLKNIDKNRIKTVEELISFSKSDSIINNQQKKD from the coding sequence ATGAAATCAAATAAAAGGATTACTCCTAAACCTCAATTCAAATTTCAAAATATTTTGCAAAGATTATTAAAAGAACCTATTTTATATAGTGAATTTTTTGAGCTTTTAAAAAAAGCAAGTGATAGTATATATGAAAATCCTGAGCTTGAATTTGAACTTCTTATATCAAATGGATTGCCTTTAGATTTTGAGGAAGATTATCTGTTTTTAAAAACAACAAAATGCTCTATTTTTGATCAAACTTTTTGTATAGTAGATATTGAAACAAATGGTGGAAGTGCGAAAAAAGGTTATCAAATTATAGAACTTGGTGCCGTTAAATATAAAAATGGAGAAATAATAGATAAATTTGATTCATTGATTTTTGCAAAAGATATTCCACCTTATGTTCAAGAAGTGACAAATATTACTCCAAAGATGTTAGAAAATGCTCCAAGGCTAGAAAAAGTTTTAAAAGATTTTAAAGTTTTTTTAGAAGATGATGTTTTTGTAGCTCATGATATTAAGTTTGATTATACTTTTATATCAGACTCTTTTGAAAAATACAATCTAGGGAAATTATTAAATAGAAAGATTTGTACAATTGATTTAGCAAAAAGAACTATAGTTTCTGAAAAGTATGGATTAAGTTCTTTAAAAGAGGTTTTAAATATTGAAGTAGATAATCATCATAGAGCTTATTATGATGCTTTAACAACAGCTATTATATTTGATAATTGTTTGAAAAATATAGATAAAAATAGGATTAAAACAGTTGAAGAGTTAATTTCTTTTTCTAAAAGTGATAGTATTATAAATAATCAACAAAAAAAGGATTGA
- a CDS encoding HD domain-containing protein, with protein MFCQENYLKALNFAANAHKEQKTPKGLPYIVHLASVSMEVINACEKSKLDEEKANFAITCALLHDVLEDTKTTYDEVYLEFGLEVADGVEALSKNKTLDSKQEQMRDSIERLLTQPYEVQMVKLADRITNLSTPPASWNNDKIKAYYKEAKFILSCLKNSNIYLSKRLEEKIEEYKNHIKE; from the coding sequence ATGTTTTGCCAAGAAAATTATCTAAAAGCTTTAAACTTTGCAGCTAATGCTCATAAGGAGCAAAAGACACCTAAAGGTTTGCCTTATATTGTTCATTTAGCTTCTGTTTCAATGGAAGTTATAAATGCATGTGAAAAATCTAAACTTGATGAAGAAAAAGCAAATTTTGCAATAACTTGTGCTTTATTACATGATGTATTAGAAGATACTAAAACTACTTATGATGAGGTTTATTTAGAGTTTGGTTTGGAAGTTGCTGATGGTGTTGAAGCATTAAGTAAAAATAAAACTTTAGACTCTAAACAAGAACAAATGAGAGATAGTATAGAAAGATTATTAACTCAACCTTATGAAGTTCAAATGGTAAAATTAGCTGATAGAATTACAAATTTATCAACTCCTCCTGCTTCTTGGAATAATGATAAAATTAAAGCTTATTATAAAGAAGCTAAATTTATATTATCATGTTTGAAAAATTCGAATATATATTTATCAAAAAGATTAGAAGAGAAAATAGAAGAGTATAAAAATCATATTAAAGAATAA
- a CDS encoding NUDIX domain-containing protein: MINIIEDIKISELKDTKFVHPIKVTFNQNGKNKSWEAVRSHDSVAILLYHKEKDSFLLVKQFRMPVYLNDNSKTFTYELCAGLLDKNKSIEEIVVEEIDEECGYKVDIKNIQKVTSFFTNVGISGGCQHLYFAVIDESMKIHDGGGINDEQIELFFLPINQSEEFIFDESKAKTPGLIFSFYWFLKNKKALGF; encoded by the coding sequence ATGATAAATATAATAGAAGATATAAAAATAAGTGAATTAAAAGATACAAAATTTGTACATCCTATAAAAGTAACATTTAATCAAAATGGTAAAAATAAGAGTTGGGAAGCAGTACGAAGTCATGATAGTGTAGCAATACTTTTATATCATAAAGAAAAAGACTCTTTTTTACTTGTAAAACAGTTTCGTATGCCTGTTTATTTAAATGATAATAGTAAAACTTTTACCTATGAGTTATGTGCAGGACTTTTAGATAAAAATAAATCAATAGAAGAAATAGTCGTAGAAGAGATAGACGAAGAGTGCGGATATAAGGTTGACATAAAAAATATTCAAAAAGTAACCTCTTTTTTTACAAATGTTGGAATAAGTGGAGGTTGTCAGCATCTTTATTTTGCAGTTATTGATGAATCAATGAAAATCCACGATGGAGGCGGAATAAATGATGAACAAATAGAGTTGTTTTTCCTTCCAATAAATCAAAGTGAAGAGTTTATTTTTGATGAATCAAAAGCAAAAACTCCTGGTTTAATATTTAGTTTTTATTGGTTTTTAAAAAACAAAAAAGCTTTAGGATTTTAG
- a CDS encoding sensor histidine kinase, with amino-acid sequence MNKDEKKALVNFLAIYIVSTILLLGVILYIYYKNETKMLEESCSMQLHSTSMQIKNDIINKYMKNQKFNPAKLEDINMKYALFDKNKKVIFSYLDEKFTIDFSKSSYENEFYNYFITTLNEDNIPIKYIVLETCQEVQSKNKLQIFILVILFLSAIFIGFIGYLLSKILLKPVRQRIESMDKFIKDSAHELNTPISVLMTSVSMLKNGKNPQKMMKYILSSSKQISQIYNDIHFSAFNELNEDVFEKFNLKDLISESVEFFNDISITKNIVINSELEDCFIKMDRTKTQKIVNNLLSNAIKYSKKDSIIEVVLKENILKVTDFGIGISIDEQKEIFKRYKRGNNIEGGFGIGLDIVKRVCNEYNLDLTLKSQIDKGTTFCINFSTILNKDFIC; translated from the coding sequence TTGAATAAAGATGAAAAAAAAGCACTTGTTAATTTTTTAGCTATTTATATAGTTTCAACTATTTTACTTTTGGGAGTAATTTTATATATTTATTATAAAAATGAAACAAAAATGCTTGAAGAGAGTTGTTCTATGCAGTTACATAGTACTTCTATGCAAATAAAAAATGATATTATAAATAAATATATGAAAAATCAAAAGTTTAATCCTGCTAAATTAGAAGATATAAATATGAAATATGCTCTTTTTGATAAAAATAAAAAAGTAATTTTTTCATATTTAGATGAAAAATTTACAATAGATTTTTCAAAGAGCAGTTATGAAAATGAGTTTTACAACTATTTTATAACCACGCTAAATGAAGATAATATTCCAATAAAATATATAGTATTAGAAACTTGTCAAGAAGTTCAAAGTAAAAATAAATTACAGATTTTTATTTTAGTGATTTTATTTTTAAGTGCAATTTTTATTGGATTTATAGGTTATTTATTATCAAAAATTTTATTAAAGCCTGTTAGACAAAGAATTGAATCTATGGATAAATTTATAAAAGATTCAGCACATGAATTAAACACACCAATTTCAGTTTTGATGACTTCTGTTTCAATGCTTAAAAATGGTAAAAATCCTCAAAAAATGATGAAATATATATTAAGTAGTTCAAAACAAATTTCTCAAATTTATAATGATATACATTTTTCAGCTTTTAATGAGTTAAATGAAGATGTATTTGAAAAATTTAATTTAAAAGATTTAATAAGTGAAAGTGTAGAGTTTTTTAACGATATTTCAATTACAAAAAATATAGTTATAAATTCTGAGTTAGAAGATTGTTTTATAAAAATGGATAGAACAAAAACACAAAAAATAGTAAATAATTTATTATCTAATGCTATTAAATATAGTAAAAAAGATTCTATAATTGAAGTTGTTTTAAAAGAAAATATTTTAAAAGTTACTGATTTTGGAATAGGAATTAGTATTGATGAACAAAAAGAGATTTTTAAAAGATATAAAAGAGGAAACAACATAGAAGGTGGTTTTGGTATAGGTTTAGATATTGTAAAAAGGGTTTGTAATGAATATAATTTGGATTTAACTTTAAAATCACAAATTGATAAAGGAACAACTTTTTGTATAAATTTTTCTACCATATTAAATAAAGATTTTATTTGTTAG
- a CDS encoding phospholipase A, translating into MKKILSLIICNFCFAQTPNDIYQKALKLEEEGNFKEAMLLYKKIATSNISKEDTYLFNLEKNHENEKDRTYTSMKKEFYQKQIDKLDDNETNENLKQSIIKDFSLYPYKKNYLLPVNYSINEIEDRSNFETTFQISVEKPISYNFFGLNESISAAYTQKSFWQTSKKSSPFRETNYEPEIFVQFPYKENSLLKTYKISLLHSSNGKDDEESRSWNRLYLAGYFQFANLFVIPKIWYRIPEKKADDDNPNIEDYYGYGDLTFLYAYKKHTFELLLRNNLRLNSQNKGSAELNWTFPLPEFLSTNNSYGMLQIFSGYGNSLIDYDREIHKIGLGIAFSR; encoded by the coding sequence ATGAAAAAGATATTATCTCTTATTATTTGTAATTTTTGTTTTGCACAAACTCCAAATGATATTTATCAAAAAGCTTTGAAATTAGAAGAAGAAGGAAACTTTAAAGAAGCTATGCTTTTATATAAAAAAATAGCCACTTCTAATATCTCAAAAGAAGATACTTATTTATTTAATTTAGAAAAAAATCATGAAAATGAAAAAGATAGAACTTATACCTCTATGAAAAAAGAGTTTTATCAAAAACAAATAGATAAATTAGATGATAATGAAACAAATGAAAATCTAAAACAATCTATTATAAAAGATTTTAGTCTCTATCCTTACAAAAAAAACTATTTATTACCTGTAAATTACTCTATAAATGAAATTGAAGATAGAAGTAACTTTGAAACAACTTTTCAAATAAGTGTTGAAAAACCTATTTCTTATAATTTTTTTGGTTTAAATGAATCAATAAGTGCTGCTTATACTCAAAAATCATTTTGGCAAACATCAAAAAAATCTTCTCCATTTAGAGAAACAAATTATGAACCTGAAATATTTGTTCAATTTCCATATAAGGAAAATAGCTTATTAAAAACATATAAAATTTCTTTATTACACTCATCAAATGGTAAAGATGATGAAGAATCAAGATCATGGAATAGATTGTATTTAGCAGGTTATTTTCAATTTGCTAATCTTTTTGTTATTCCGAAAATTTGGTATAGGATACCTGAAAAAAAAGCTGATGATGATAATCCTAATATAGAAGACTATTATGGTTATGGAGACTTGACGTTTTTATATGCTTATAAAAAACATACTTTTGAACTATTGTTAAGGAATAATCTTCGTTTAAATAGCCAAAATAAAGGCTCTGCTGAGTTAAACTGGACATTCCCACTACCAGAATTTTTGTCAACAAATAATAGTTATGGAATGTTACAAATTTTTTCAGGTTATGGAAATAGTTTAATTGATTATGATAGAGAAATTCACAAAATAGGATTAGGAATAGCTTTTTCTAGATAA
- a CDS encoding phosphoribosylanthranilate isomerase produces the protein MRVKICGITNLQDAYDAVNAGADALGFVFYKNSPRYIEPLKAKEIIEKLPPFVQAVGLFVNENENFINEVCKDSKIQLAQIIDDYELINFDLLKTKYIKVIRVQNKKDLQNLNNEFYLVDAFVESFGGEGKRLALEWFESLDCSKFILAGGLTSNNLKELNGFGFYGVDVSSGVESNIKGKKDRQKIVDFVKEANEIK, from the coding sequence ATGAGAGTTAAAATTTGTGGTATTACAAATTTACAAGATGCATATGACGCTGTAAATGCAGGTGCTGATGCTTTAGGGTTTGTTTTTTATAAAAATTCACCAAGATATATAGAACCTTTAAAAGCTAAAGAAATAATAGAAAAACTTCCTCCATTTGTTCAAGCTGTTGGACTTTTTGTAAATGAAAATGAAAACTTTATAAATGAAGTTTGTAAAGATTCAAAAATACAACTTGCTCAAATAATTGATGATTATGAATTAATAAATTTCGATTTATTAAAAACTAAATATATAAAAGTAATAAGAGTTCAAAATAAAAAAGATTTACAAAATCTAAATAATGAGTTTTATTTAGTTGATGCTTTTGTTGAAAGTTTTGGTGGAGAAGGGAAAAGATTGGCTCTTGAATGGTTTGAGTCATTAGATTGTTCAAAATTTATTCTTGCAGGTGGTTTAACTTCAAATAATTTAAAAGAATTAAATGGCTTTGGTTTTTATGGAGTTGATGTAAGTTCTGGAGTTGAGTCGAATATAAAAGGTAAAAAAGATAGACAAAAAATAGTAGATTTCGTAAAAGAGGCTAATGAAATCAAATAA